One stretch of Sardina pilchardus chromosome 17, fSarPil1.1, whole genome shotgun sequence DNA includes these proteins:
- the etv6 gene encoding transcription factor ETV6 isoform X3 — MEDEPGRLPTHLRLQPVFWSRDDVAQWLRWAEQEFALRPIPSRSFQMNGKALLLLTKEDFRYRSPHSGDVLYELLQHILKQRKPYMSYPSIYFPGNSFHSVSEAELQHPKLEETVRRAPRGPDGPPQHPPTIELRHRHRSRSPHPHSGPRRSPPSLLHPQMGLAEDPQQASAQLPDSNHHAPEDLYPLSVSPAAPANGHGGPGRDSGAAPRGGSSNSPHSGGHEEPSPSPRVIQLMPSAIMHPLLLSPGRAGAGGGGDYHRHGRAAIHAAAHENERDGHGGGGKGAWHQHHALSASHHPHAHQLAQSGHPHHPHGHHPHHQEEGRFRNHVIVPVSPPEDQGMPIGRIADCRLLWDYVYQLLSDSRYENYIRWEDPESKVFRIMDPNGLARLWGNHKNRTNMTYEKMSRAMRHYYKLNIIRKEPGQRLLFRFMKTPDEIMNGTSERLEHLESDTDEQNYVKGESPNNSACTREEDFKQIYVKEEC; from the exons gtctgcaGCCGGTGTTCTGGAGCCGTGATGACGTGGCGCAGTGGCTGCGCTGGGCGGAGCAGGAGTTTGCACTGCGGCCCATCCCCAGCAGGAGCTTCCAGATGAACGGCAAGGCCCTCCTGCTGCTCACCAAGGAGGACTTCCGCTACCGCTCCCcccactcag GCGATGTTCTCTATGAGCTTCTGCAGCACATTCTGAAACAGAGGAAGCCCTACATGTCCTACCCCTCCATCTACTTTCCTGGCAACTCCTTCCATTCTGTCTCAGAGGCCGAGCTACAGCATCCAAAACTGGAAG AAACGGTACGGCGCGCTCCTCGAGGACCAGACGGAcccccccagcacccccccACCATCGAGCTGCGCCACCGGCACCGCTCGCGATCGCCCCACCCGCATTCGGGCCCGCGCCGCTCCCCACCCTCGCTCCTCCACCCTCAGATGGGCCTGGCCGAGGACCCGCAGCAGGCGTCCGCGCAGCTGCCCGACAGCAACCACCACGCGCCCGAGGACCTGTACCCGCTCTCCGTGTCTCCGGCGGCGCCCGCCAACGGGCACGGCGGGCCCGGGCGCGACTCCGGAGCCGCCCCGCGGGGGGGCAGCAGCAACAGCCCTCACAGCGGCGGGCACGAGGAGCCGTCGCCGTCGCCACGGGTCATCCAGCTGATGCCCAGCGCCATCATGCACCCGCTGCTGCTGAGCCCGGGCCGGGCGggggccggcggcggcggcgactaCCACCGGCACGGCCGAGCGGCCATCCACGCCGCGGCCCACGAGAACGAGAGAGACGggcacggcggcggcggcaaagGCGCCTGGCACCAGCACCACGCCCTCAGCGCGTCCCATCACCCCCACGCACACCAGCTGGCCCAGAGCGGGCATCCGCACCACCCGCACGggcaccacccgcaccaccagGAGGAGGGGCGCTTCCGTAACCACGTCATCGTGCCCGTCTCGCCACCCGAGGACCAAGGGATGCCCATTGGGCGGATAGCAG ACTGCAGGCTCCTCTGGGACTACGTGTACCAGCTCCTGTCCGATAGCCGGTACGAGAACTACATTCGCTGGGAGGACCCCGAGTCCAAAGTCTTCCGCATCATGGACCCCAACGGCCTGGCCCGGCTCTGGGGAAACCATAAG AATAGGACCAATATGACATACGAAAAGATGTCAAGAGCAATGAGACACTACTACAAACTGAACATCATCAGGAAAGAGCCAGGACAAAGACTGTTGTTCAG GTTCATGAAGACCCCGGATGAGATCATGAACGGAACGTCGGAGCGTCTGGAGCACTTGGAGTCGGACACTGATGAGCAGAACTATGTGAAGGGAGAGAGCCCTAACAACTCCGCCTGCACGCGAGAG GAGGACTTTAAGCAAATCTATGTGAAGGAGGAGTGTTGA